The genomic window ACAACATCGCGGTTGCCTCAGGAAGACCCGCCTCCGCCCGAAGACTCACTCCGGGCAGAGCTGAGATCGAAGGCCGGAGCATGTTCGCCGGACGGAGAGGACGGCCGACACCGCTCCCGGGAGCGAATGTCGGGGTCGCCTGAACGCGCGCCACACCGGAACCTGCCGGTGAAGGGCAGGGAACGGCCCGGCGGCCGTTCGCTGCCTCAAAATAACGGCATTGGGATGGGATTGCGGGGATCGTTCGGAAGGATGAGCCGCAATCGGGGGGTGAACCGCTCCCCGAGGGGCGTCCGGGACTATTTCGCCAGGTTGATTCTTTCCCGCAAGACACCCGAGCACTTGAAAGTGACCACCTTTCGGGGAGAAAGCATGATCGGATCGCCGGTCTGAGGATTGCGCCCCCTGCGCTGATTCTTTTCCTTGACGCTGAATTTCCCGAAGCCGCTGATCAGGACGTCCTCGCCGTGCTCCAAGGTCTGTTTGACGATCTCGAAGAGCGTTTCAATGATCTGAGCCGACTCGGTTTTGGTGAAAATATTTTTTGCGAACAGATTCTCTACGATGTGTGCCTTGGTCAACGTCATGGTCGATTTCCTTTCCTTGCTCGGAACCGCGAACCTGAAGCGCTCGTCGATCAAACCTCAAGACCTGCAACCGGCCTTGAATCCGGATGTATCCCAATCAAAGAATCACCGTAAGAGAGAAAAACCATCACACTCCAGATCGCCTGTCACCATTTCCGACTGCCTCCGGCGCGGCGGGAGGCCCGCGAGGCGCACGCATGTTGGGATGACAATTTAGAGTCTACCAAGCTATTAATTTATAATTGACTGTTTTTCAATAAAAAAATGGGTCTCCAGACGCCGTGTGGAAACCCTGTGGTCTTTTTAGTGTGGTGGCGGTGCAGGGCTTCGAACCCCGGACACTACGGATATGAGCCGTATGCTCTGACCGACTGAGCTACACCGCCCTGAAGCAGAGTGATATTTAAAGGAAAAACAACCCTGAGTCAATAGCAAATTGGCTTCCGGCCCAAGCCGGCGCCCTTTTCCGCTTGGGGGTGCCGAGCCGATGAG from Syntrophobacter fumaroxidans MPOB includes these protein-coding regions:
- a CDS encoding integration host factor subunit alpha — translated: MTLTKAHIVENLFAKNIFTKTESAQIIETLFEIVKQTLEHGEDVLISGFGKFSVKEKNQRRGRNPQTGDPIMLSPRKVVTFKCSGVLRERINLAK